The genomic stretch TACGGCATGACCCCGCTGCTGGCGGCCAGCGTGACGGGCCACACCAACATCGTGGAGTACCTCATCCAGGAGCAGCCTGCTGGGGAGGAAGCGAGGCCAGGGCTGGCCCGAGAAGACCCCTCCGCCGGCCTGGCGTGCGCGCAGCCCCAGAGCACCTGCTGCAGCAGCTCCTCCCCAGAGGAATCCCTGAGCGGGGAATCATACGAGAGCTGCTGCCCCACCAGCCGGGAAGCCGCCGTGGAAGCTTTGGAGTTGCTGGGAGCCACCTACGTGGATAAGAAGCGAGATCTGCTCGGGGCCCTGAAACACTGGAGACGGGCCATGGAGCTTCGTCACCAGGGGGGCGCGTATCTGCCCAAACCTGAGCCCCCACAGCTGGTCCTCGCCTATGACTATTCCAGGGAGGTGAACACTGCCGAGGAATTGGAGGCGCTCATCACCGACCCGGATGAGATGCGCATGCAGGCCCTGTTGATCCGAGAGCGCATCCTGGGTCCCTCCCACCCGGACACTTCCTACTATATTCGGTACCGGGGCGCGGTGTATGCCGACTCAGGCAACTTTGAGCGCTGCATCCGCTTGTGGAAGTATGCCCTAGACATGCAGCAGAACAACCTCGAGCCTCTGAGCCCCATGACCGCCAGCAGCTTCCTCTCCTTTGCCGAACTTTTCTCCTACGTGCTCCAGGACCGCTCGGCCAAGGGCAGCCTGGGCACGCCAGTCGGCTTTGCAGACCTCATGGGGGTGCTGTGCAAAGGAGTCCGGGAAGTGGAGCGGGCCCTGCAGCTGCCCAAGGAGCCTGGGGACTCGGCCCAGTTCACCAAGGCCCTGGCCATCATCCTCCACCTGCTCTACCTGCTGGAGAAAGTGGAGTGCACGCCTGACCAGGAGCACCTGAAGCACCAGAAGGTCTACCGGCTGCTCAAGTGCGCCCCCCGCGGCAAGAACGGCTTCACCCCTCTGCACATGGCCGTGGACGCGGAGACCACGAATGTGGGCCGCTACCCGGTGGGCAGGTTCCCCTCCCTCCAGGTGGTCAAGGTGCTGCTCGACTGCGGGGCCGACCCAGACAGCCGGGACTTTGACAACAACACCCCGCTGCACATCGCGGCACAGAACAACTGCCCGGGGATCATGAATGCCCTGATCGAGGCGGGGGCCCACATGGACGCCACCAACGCCTTCAAGAAGACAGCCTACGAGCTGCTGGACGAGAAGCTGCTAGCCAAGAGCACCATTCAGCCTTTCAACTACGTGACCCTGCAGTGCCTTGCGGCCCGCGCCCTGGACAAGAACAAGATCCCCTACAAGGGCTTCATCCCTGAGGAGCTGGAGGCTTTCATTGAGCTGCACTGACAGGGTCCAGAGGAGAAcccgggaggggcggggcctgcacCTGTCCCCGCCCCCGCTGGGGGGCACTTCCGGTGGCTAGAATGGGGGAAGGGCTTTCCCGCCTCCacggccccctcccctctgcagggagaggggaaaggagtCAGCGAGCTGTCGGTGCTAGAAGCCTTCAGGATCACGCACTAGGAGAACGGACTTTCTCGAGGAGCCCGCGCGCGCGCCCATCCTCAACAGGGAGAAGACGCTCAACCTCCCGCACCTTAGTCCTGTCTGCCTGGGTTTCTGAGGGTCTGCCTTCTGACCCGGAGGCAGAGGGATTGAAGCCATCGCCATCCTCCCCTGCTAGAAACGCAAGAAGAAACGGAGAGTCGGGTCAGGCCTCTGTCCCTTACGTGGCTGGATAGACCCAGTTGCCTAGTGCAGTGTTAGGACTGGGGGTCCCCGGGCGGGGGGGAGTGGGAGACTCGCCCCTTACAGCACGTTTGCACCTGCTCCCTCCGCCCTGCTGTGGGCTGGGCTCTCTGCCCGGGCGGCCTGCCCTTTGCATAGCTTTTGTGGTTTGGTGTTTCGTTTATTTACTAAGCAGGCAGGTTACAGGTGTGGCTCAGGAGTTCTGAGGTTTTGCtgccatatactttttttttttttttttttttaaagattttggttTGTCGGGCTCGCTAAGTTCACTTGACGCAGCGAGGGTTTTGTCGTGCCCGAGACGGCCACGGCTGGCAGGCCAGCAGGAGTGAGCTTCATTGTGTGAAGAGTTGAAGGAGGGAGGGGCCATCCTGGCCTATCAGTCCCCAAAACGAGGGTGACGGTACCTTTCTGAACACTTCACTCGTTTTCCTTTTACTTGGGCCGCCCGACTTCCTGCTCACACTAGAAGGAGAAATAATTTTCCAAACGAGGAGCCAGCCAAACACTGAAGGAGCCGGGCTTGCCAGCCGCTTCCCACCCAGCAAGAGCTAGCGTGGTTGGTTTGGGCTTTGGTTTTCACAATTTCCAAGTTAAAACTGCAGGTCACTTCTGCCTCACAAATCACACTGGAGGGCACGGGTGTGTGGCAAGCAACCCAAGTGGCTGTAGCCATTTTTTAGCTGCTTGGGGAACTGGATCCAGGTGACCCTGAGACAATGCCAAGTACACTGTTAACCCGCTGAGTCAGCTAGATGAGACGCTGGATGTTGGGGATGGGTTGCCAACTAAGGTGGTACAGAGTCTTGGTCTCCCATCCTTCGGGGCGTCCAGCGCCCCTGCCAGAGAACCCGCCCCAGCGAGATTCCCTCGGGGGCCTCCTCCATCCGCCCCGGCCGCCAGCAGGAGAGTGATCTTGGCATGTTGGGAGAGCAGAAGGGGACGGGAGCAGCTGCCCGCCGGCTCAGGAGAGAGGTCGTTCCCACCCCGCGCCTCTCCCGCAGGCTTGTCGAGGGGCAGCTACACGGAAGCCTGCAGAAGCCACATCGGGTCCCTGGATGTCCCGGCCCACTGAGGGACCTAGGTCTCATTTGGATTTGCAGTGTTAGTTAGGACATCCTTTCTTTACAAGGAAAGACCAGGTTCCGCCTTCTGTCAAGGCGGGAAATGCTGTCACCGTCCCTCCCAAAGGCCAGAATAAAGAAACGAAGCAGTGTCCGTTGCGGGTCTCTTGCTGATGTTGTTAAAAGGATGACACGGGGAGAGGGCTGCCTGGCAGTCCCGCACGGGCTAGATGGGTGAGAAGGCAGGGAGAGGGTGCCACCAGGTGTGGAAGGTCCACGTAAAGGCTAATGGCTCCCACCCGAGTTTCGGTTTGTGTCCTGGGGCTTTGTGTCAGAGTGCATTAGGAGTATTACtgcaggaaaaaacaacaacaacaacacactaCTGACTTAGTCAAAAGCTCTGCTTTTCAGGAGGGTTGCCACAGAAAAGAGGATGGCTTGACCCTCAGGAAAGGCGAGGAAGGCCCCTAGCTCAGCCCTGCTTCGCGAAGACCCCCGATGGAGCCCATGGACCCTCTGGCCCAGGAGGTCTGTGCATGAACTTCATGTGCCCCTACCTCTCCCTTTGTCCTGGCGTCTCGCTGGTTAAATTGTTTTTCTCCCACATTCACAGTGTCAACCCTCCCCAACAGCAGTGCCCTGGTGGTGGGTCATTGAGTATTTCCTGAgggcccactgtgtgccaggcagggtTCGAGCCCCCttggaggcgggggggggggaggactGAGCCAGCTATACCTGAGGCCAGTTATCTCCCCCACGTCCTCACCTCCTGGGACAGTGGGGAGACcatgctgtggtctctcccaacTCCTGGTTTCACTGGGGCCCAACCACACTTACCAGCTAACACCCACTCAGCTACGGTGTGAATATATGGTTGTTGCCCTGAAAGAGTGGATTTTGAGTCAGCAGATGCTCTCAGGAAACATGTACACCAGCAGCATTTCTTGAGCCCTGACTGGATGGCAGGCACCATTCTGTGTGCTTGGG from Physeter macrocephalus isolate SW-GA chromosome 2, ASM283717v5, whole genome shotgun sequence encodes the following:
- the FEM1A gene encoding protein fem-1 homolog A; the protein is MDLHTAVYNAARDGKLQLLQKLLSGRSREELEELTGEVASGGTPLLIAARYGHLDVVEYLVDRCGASVEAGGSVHFDGETIEGAPPLWAASAAGHLDVVRSLLRRGASVNRTTRTNSTPLRAACFDGHLEVVRYLVGEHQADLEVANRHGHTCLMISCYKGHREIARYLLEQGAQVNRRSAKGNTALHDCAESGSLEILQLLLGCNARMERDGYGMTPLLAASVTGHTNIVEYLIQEQPAGEEARPGLAREDPSAGLACAQPQSTCCSSSSPEESLSGESYESCCPTSREAAVEALELLGATYVDKKRDLLGALKHWRRAMELRHQGGAYLPKPEPPQLVLAYDYSREVNTAEELEALITDPDEMRMQALLIRERILGPSHPDTSYYIRYRGAVYADSGNFERCIRLWKYALDMQQNNLEPLSPMTASSFLSFAELFSYVLQDRSAKGSLGTPVGFADLMGVLCKGVREVERALQLPKEPGDSAQFTKALAIILHLLYLLEKVECTPDQEHLKHQKVYRLLKCAPRGKNGFTPLHMAVDAETTNVGRYPVGRFPSLQVVKVLLDCGADPDSRDFDNNTPLHIAAQNNCPGIMNALIEAGAHMDATNAFKKTAYELLDEKLLAKSTIQPFNYVTLQCLAARALDKNKIPYKGFIPEELEAFIELH